The Naumovozyma castellii chromosome 4, complete genome genome contains a region encoding:
- the PRE5 gene encoding proteasome core particle subunit alpha 6 (ancestral locus Anc_5.1), with amino-acid sequence MFRNNYDGDTVTFSPTGRLFQVEYALEAIKQGSVTVGLRSSKYAVLVALKRNADELSSFQKKIIKCDEHLGLALAGLAPDARVLSNYLRQQCNYSDMVFNRKLSVEKAGHLLCDKAQKNTQSYGGRPYGVGLLIVGYDKSGPHLLEFQPSGNTLELYGSAIGARSQGAKTYLERVLDKFVEIEDAEELIKTGVEALKQSLKDETLSTDNLSIAIVGEDIPFTMYEGDNVAKYL; translated from the coding sequence ATGTTCAGAAATAATTATGACGGGGACACAGTGACATTTTCTCCAACTGGGAGACTATTCCAAGTAGAGTATGCGCTCGAGGCCATCAAACAGGGGAGTGTAACCGTTGGGTTACGTTCATCAAAATATGCCGTACTTGTGGCATTGAAGAGAAATGCGGATGAACTATCATCTTTCcagaagaaaattatcaaatgtGATGAACATTTGGGACTAGCATTAGCTGGGTTGGCACCTGATGCAAGAGTGTTGAGTAATTACTTGAGACAACAATGTAATTATTCAGATATGGTTTTTAATAGGAAACTATCCGTGGAGAAGGCAGGTCATTTGCTATGTGATAAGGCTCAGAAGAATACTCAGTCATATGGGGGGAGACCTTATGGGGTGGGTCTATTAATTGTTGGATATGATAAGAGTGGACCACATCTTTTGGAGTTTCAACCTTCTGGTAATACTTTAGAATTATATGGGTCAGCCATTGGTGCGAGGTCGCAAGGTGCTAAGACATATTTAGAAAGAGTGTTAGAcaaatttgttgaaattgagGATGCTGAAGAGCTAATTAAGACTGGTGTGGAGGCATTGAAACAATCATTGAAGGACGAAACTCTAAGTACTGATAATTTATCCATTGCTATTGTGGGTGAAGATATTCCATTCACAATGTACGAGGGTGATAATGtagcaaaatatttatga